A single region of the Sorghum bicolor cultivar BTx623 chromosome 9, Sorghum_bicolor_NCBIv3, whole genome shotgun sequence genome encodes:
- the LOC8066579 gene encoding uncharacterized protein LOC8066579: protein MERSGGSQSQSQLTHPAVDVDEAQAAALGVTKRERKRSRYLSPPYTDTGVQEKKAAGSHKQREEEEEEGPPPPHVSASEVLSALRLRATALAQGEGMDAAALRFLAIYRNKKSIFVVDDHPDSHAAAGGGGGSQDDGGNKPPSASAAAGLGRKMLNLNAGPDDGSLTKKKKKNPHPPPAAGANAKQQKDDGTMENAAVLQHAIATHGLASQSPGVAAAATHGHPNHPPVVTTVKPSVNNEKKEKRNKKRFKTIGQHSYVENPVALVLDFAEGIPLPSREDLFSTFSGFGLVIDSETTISQDKRTARVAFATRVQAEAALSSATTLGGAFGPPFAVPSLQDLPPITLNTPPPPLPKIPLTDIRNNLGKMILSLSFKATAAPQEANAKTAVDSLSLVGEMQRLLAKVNKVLQVQDASATAHHA, encoded by the coding sequence ATGGAGAGGAGCGGCGGCAGCCAGAGCCAGAGCCAGCTGACCCATCCAGCGGTGGACGTCGACGAGGCACAGGCAGCAGCCCTGGGCGTCACCAAGAGAGAGCGCAAGAGAAGCAGGTACCTCTCCCCTCCCTACACTGACACAGGTGTCCAAGAAAAGAAGGCCGCCGGCAGCCACAAGCagcgagaggaggaggaggaggaggggccgCCCCCGCCCCATGTCTCCGCCTCGGAGGTGCTCTCCGCTCTCCGACTCCGAGCCACCGCGCTCGCGCAGGGGGAAGGGATGGATGCGGCGGCCCTCCGTTTCCTGGCCATATACAGGAACAAGAAGAGCATCTTCGTCGTCGACGACCATCCCGATTCCCATGCTGCcgccggcggtggcggtggttcACAAGACGATGGTGGCAACAAGCCTCCATCAGCATCAGCTGCTGCTGGTCTTGGCCGCAAGATGCTCAACCTCAATGCAGGCCCTGACGATGGATCCCtgaccaagaagaagaagaagaatccccATCCTCCACCTGCTGCAGGTGCCAATGCCAAGCAACAAAAGGACGATGGCACCATGGAGAATGCTGCAGTGCTTCAACATGCTATTGCTACTCATGGGCTTGCATCCCAATCGCCtggtgttgctgctgctgcaactcaTGGGCATCCCAATCATCCTCCTGTGGTGACAACAGTAAAACCCTCCGTTAATaatgagaagaaggagaagaggaaCAAGAAAAGGTTCAAGACCATTGGGCAGCACAGCTATGTCGAGAATCCTGTGGCTCTTGTGCTGGACTTCGCAGAGGGAATTCCCCTGCCCTCCAGGGAGGACCTCTTCTCCACATTCAGTGGGTTTGGCCTTGTGATCGACTCCGAGACCACCATCAGCCAAGACAAGCGCACCGCGCGTGTGGCGTTCGCCACCAGGGTTCAAGCAGAGGCTGCCTTGAGCTCTGCCACAACTCTCGGCGGCGCATTTGGACCTCCATTTGCAGTGCCAAGCCTCCAGGACCTCCCTCCCATCACGCTCAACACGCCTCCTCCGCCTCTTCCAAAGATCCCTCTCACAGATATTAGGAATAATCTTGGGAAGATGATCTTGTCCTTGTCGTTTAAAGCCACAGCGGCACCTCAAGAAGCAAATGCAAAGACGGCCGTGGACAGTCTGAGTCTTGTGGGAGAAATGCAACGTCTTCTTGCCAAGGTTAACAAAGTGCTGCAGGTGCAGGATGCTTCTGCTACAGCTCATCACGCTTAG
- the LOC110430123 gene encoding peroxisomal membrane protein PEX14-like isoform X3, whose protein sequence is MASGTGTGSRQLQPPAAAADADPGAGGDKLVFEAPPQPVRDDYVENAVKFLSHPKVRGSPVVYRRSFLEKKGLTTEEIDEAFRRVPDPQPSTTATTSPQQQVNSQNHSAGVQTYTPAQPVHPATAGPVALRTQPRFSWYQAFLAAGLLLGFGASAAVFIKKLFLPRLKSWIRNVVAEGDGTEGNQLKARIDEETAEAVKASASAVSAIAKTNQHLLASKDEAEKKILVTLTHALDSQAKELKSLTESISHTREPINITRDDRFSQYRPLEDHAPPVMRNGAINSSWRASQQTNMYGASNGDFGSARSSFAPAPVEPTAGSFSRSYAETMSTTQRGDRSSGSKPWEMQQYSQQRPGYGSNSQLSDDGSYSDAQDSYAPSYHQNGKAPDFQADEPRPLTYNTGVEERPPPQRRWVPPQPPGVVMPEAAAAIRQPKTPPKQPSSNASEAAGEVQVNGASSASDAVTEVPVNGATASDAGHSEIEEQ, encoded by the exons ATGGCctccggcaccggcaccggctcCCGCCAGCTGCAACCCCCAG CAGCGGCGGCAGATGCTGACCCGGGAGCCGGCGGCGACAAGCTCGTCTTCGAGGCGCCGCCGCAGCCCGTGAGGGACGACTACGTCGAGAACGCCGTCAAGTTCCTCTCCCACCCAAAGGTCAGGGGTTCCCCCGTCGTCTACAGGCGATCTTTCCTCGAGAAGAAGGGCCTCACCACCGAGGAGATCGACGAGGCCTTCCGAAGAGTCCCT GATCCTCAACCCAGCACTACGGCTACCACTTCTCCACAGCAGCAGG TCAACAGCCAAAATCATTCCGCTGGCGTGCAAACTTACACTCCAGCGCAACCTGTGCACCCAGCAACTGCTGGCCCTGTTGCCCTTCGAACACAACCCAGGTTCAGCTGGTACCAAGCATTCCTCGCTGCAGGGCTCTTGCTTGGTTTTGGTGCTAGCGCTGCTGTCTTTATCAAG AAACTGTTCCTTCCTAGGCTCAAGTCTTGGATACGCAATGTCGTAGCGGAAGGTGATGGCACTGAAGGCAACCAACTTAAGGCCAGGATAGATGAGGAAACAGCCGAGGCTGTAAAGGCCTCTGCTTCAGCTGTTTCTGCTATTGCCAAAACAAACCAACATCTGCTTGCTTCAAAGGATGAAG CAGAAAAGAAGATACTAGTGACGTTAACACATGCTCTAGATTCCCAAGCCAAGGAGTTAAAATCCTTGACCGAGTCAATCAGTCATACCAGGGAACCCATCAACATTACTAGGGATGATAGGTTTTCTCAGTACCGCCCACTGGAAGACCACGCCCCTCCTGTTATGAGGAATG GGGCAATTAACAGTTCATGGAGGGCTTCTCAG CAAACTAACATGTACGGTGCGTCAAACGGTGACTTTGGTTCTG CGAGGTCTTCATTCGCGCCAGCACCTGTTGAACCTACAGCTGGATCATTTTCAAGATCCTATGCCGAG ACGATGTCCACTACACAACGAGGGGATAGGTCTTCTGGCAGTAAG CCATGGGAGATGCAGCAGTATTCGCAACAGAGGCCTGGTTATGGATCCAACTCCCAGTTGAGTGATGATGGATCATACTCTGATGCCCAGGACAGCTATGCTCCTTCCTATCACCAGAATGGAAAGGCCCCTGATTTTCAAGCAGATGAACCTAGGCCTTTGACCTACAACACTGGGGTTGAGGAAAGACCGCCGCCTCAGCGCCGCTGGGTGCCCCCTCAGCCTCCAGGTGTCGTGATGCCAGAAGCAGCTGCTGCCATACGTCAACCAAAGACCCCTCCAAAGCAACCCTCCAGCAATGCCTCTGAGGCAGCTGGTGAGGTGCAGGTGAATGGTGCCTCAAGTGCATCAGATGCTGTGACTGAGGTTCCTGTTAATGGTGCTACGGCAAGTGATGCTGGACACAGCGAGATCGAAGAACAATGA
- the LOC110430123 gene encoding peroxisomal membrane protein PEX14-like isoform X2, which translates to MASGTGTGSRQLQPPAAAADADPGAGGDKLVFEAPPQPVRDDYVENAVKFLSHPKVRGSPVVYRRSFLEKKGLTTEEIDEAFRRVPDPQPSTTATTSPQQQVNSQNHSAGVQTYTPAQPVHPATAGPVALRTQPRFSWYQAFLAAGLLLGFGASAAVFIKKLFLPRLKSWIRNVVAEGDGTEGNQLKARIDEETAEAVKASASAVSAIAKTNQHLLASKDEEKKILVTLTHALDSQAKELKSLTESISHTREPINITRDDRFSQYRPLEDHAPPVMRNGAINSSWRASQQTNMYGASNGDFGSARSSFAPAPVEPTAGSFSRSYAEQTMSTTQRGDRSSGSKPWEMQQYSQQRPGYGSNSQLSDDGSYSDAQDSYAPSYHQNGKAPDFQADEPRPLTYNTGVEERPPPQRRWVPPQPPGVVMPEAAAAIRQPKTPPKQPSSNASEAAGEVQVNGASSASDAVTEVPVNGATASDAGHSEIEEQ; encoded by the exons ATGGCctccggcaccggcaccggctcCCGCCAGCTGCAACCCCCAG CAGCGGCGGCAGATGCTGACCCGGGAGCCGGCGGCGACAAGCTCGTCTTCGAGGCGCCGCCGCAGCCCGTGAGGGACGACTACGTCGAGAACGCCGTCAAGTTCCTCTCCCACCCAAAGGTCAGGGGTTCCCCCGTCGTCTACAGGCGATCTTTCCTCGAGAAGAAGGGCCTCACCACCGAGGAGATCGACGAGGCCTTCCGAAGAGTCCCT GATCCTCAACCCAGCACTACGGCTACCACTTCTCCACAGCAGCAGG TCAACAGCCAAAATCATTCCGCTGGCGTGCAAACTTACACTCCAGCGCAACCTGTGCACCCAGCAACTGCTGGCCCTGTTGCCCTTCGAACACAACCCAGGTTCAGCTGGTACCAAGCATTCCTCGCTGCAGGGCTCTTGCTTGGTTTTGGTGCTAGCGCTGCTGTCTTTATCAAG AAACTGTTCCTTCCTAGGCTCAAGTCTTGGATACGCAATGTCGTAGCGGAAGGTGATGGCACTGAAGGCAACCAACTTAAGGCCAGGATAGATGAGGAAACAGCCGAGGCTGTAAAGGCCTCTGCTTCAGCTGTTTCTGCTATTGCCAAAACAAACCAACATCTGCTTGCTTCAAAGGATGAAG AAAAGAAGATACTAGTGACGTTAACACATGCTCTAGATTCCCAAGCCAAGGAGTTAAAATCCTTGACCGAGTCAATCAGTCATACCAGGGAACCCATCAACATTACTAGGGATGATAGGTTTTCTCAGTACCGCCCACTGGAAGACCACGCCCCTCCTGTTATGAGGAATG GGGCAATTAACAGTTCATGGAGGGCTTCTCAG CAAACTAACATGTACGGTGCGTCAAACGGTGACTTTGGTTCTG CGAGGTCTTCATTCGCGCCAGCACCTGTTGAACCTACAGCTGGATCATTTTCAAGATCCTATGCCGAG CAGACGATGTCCACTACACAACGAGGGGATAGGTCTTCTGGCAGTAAG CCATGGGAGATGCAGCAGTATTCGCAACAGAGGCCTGGTTATGGATCCAACTCCCAGTTGAGTGATGATGGATCATACTCTGATGCCCAGGACAGCTATGCTCCTTCCTATCACCAGAATGGAAAGGCCCCTGATTTTCAAGCAGATGAACCTAGGCCTTTGACCTACAACACTGGGGTTGAGGAAAGACCGCCGCCTCAGCGCCGCTGGGTGCCCCCTCAGCCTCCAGGTGTCGTGATGCCAGAAGCAGCTGCTGCCATACGTCAACCAAAGACCCCTCCAAAGCAACCCTCCAGCAATGCCTCTGAGGCAGCTGGTGAGGTGCAGGTGAATGGTGCCTCAAGTGCATCAGATGCTGTGACTGAGGTTCCTGTTAATGGTGCTACGGCAAGTGATGCTGGACACAGCGAGATCGAAGAACAATGA
- the LOC110430123 gene encoding peroxisomal membrane protein PEX14-like isoform X4 — protein sequence MASGTGTGSRQLQPPAAAADADPGAGGDKLVFEAPPQPVRDDYVENAVKFLSHPKVRGSPVVYRRSFLEKKGLTTEEIDEAFRRVPDPQPSTTATTSPQQQVNSQNHSAGVQTYTPAQPVHPATAGPVALRTQPRFSWYQAFLAAGLLLGFGASAAVFIKKLFLPRLKSWIRNVVAEGDGTEGNQLKARIDEETAEAVKASASAVSAIAKTNQHLLASKDEEKKILVTLTHALDSQAKELKSLTESISHTREPINITRDDRFSQYRPLEDHAPPVMRNGAINSSWRASQQTNMYGASNGDFGSARSSFAPAPVEPTAGSFSRSYAETMSTTQRGDRSSGSKPWEMQQYSQQRPGYGSNSQLSDDGSYSDAQDSYAPSYHQNGKAPDFQADEPRPLTYNTGVEERPPPQRRWVPPQPPGVVMPEAAAAIRQPKTPPKQPSSNASEAAGEVQVNGASSASDAVTEVPVNGATASDAGHSEIEEQ from the exons ATGGCctccggcaccggcaccggctcCCGCCAGCTGCAACCCCCAG CAGCGGCGGCAGATGCTGACCCGGGAGCCGGCGGCGACAAGCTCGTCTTCGAGGCGCCGCCGCAGCCCGTGAGGGACGACTACGTCGAGAACGCCGTCAAGTTCCTCTCCCACCCAAAGGTCAGGGGTTCCCCCGTCGTCTACAGGCGATCTTTCCTCGAGAAGAAGGGCCTCACCACCGAGGAGATCGACGAGGCCTTCCGAAGAGTCCCT GATCCTCAACCCAGCACTACGGCTACCACTTCTCCACAGCAGCAGG TCAACAGCCAAAATCATTCCGCTGGCGTGCAAACTTACACTCCAGCGCAACCTGTGCACCCAGCAACTGCTGGCCCTGTTGCCCTTCGAACACAACCCAGGTTCAGCTGGTACCAAGCATTCCTCGCTGCAGGGCTCTTGCTTGGTTTTGGTGCTAGCGCTGCTGTCTTTATCAAG AAACTGTTCCTTCCTAGGCTCAAGTCTTGGATACGCAATGTCGTAGCGGAAGGTGATGGCACTGAAGGCAACCAACTTAAGGCCAGGATAGATGAGGAAACAGCCGAGGCTGTAAAGGCCTCTGCTTCAGCTGTTTCTGCTATTGCCAAAACAAACCAACATCTGCTTGCTTCAAAGGATGAAG AAAAGAAGATACTAGTGACGTTAACACATGCTCTAGATTCCCAAGCCAAGGAGTTAAAATCCTTGACCGAGTCAATCAGTCATACCAGGGAACCCATCAACATTACTAGGGATGATAGGTTTTCTCAGTACCGCCCACTGGAAGACCACGCCCCTCCTGTTATGAGGAATG GGGCAATTAACAGTTCATGGAGGGCTTCTCAG CAAACTAACATGTACGGTGCGTCAAACGGTGACTTTGGTTCTG CGAGGTCTTCATTCGCGCCAGCACCTGTTGAACCTACAGCTGGATCATTTTCAAGATCCTATGCCGAG ACGATGTCCACTACACAACGAGGGGATAGGTCTTCTGGCAGTAAG CCATGGGAGATGCAGCAGTATTCGCAACAGAGGCCTGGTTATGGATCCAACTCCCAGTTGAGTGATGATGGATCATACTCTGATGCCCAGGACAGCTATGCTCCTTCCTATCACCAGAATGGAAAGGCCCCTGATTTTCAAGCAGATGAACCTAGGCCTTTGACCTACAACACTGGGGTTGAGGAAAGACCGCCGCCTCAGCGCCGCTGGGTGCCCCCTCAGCCTCCAGGTGTCGTGATGCCAGAAGCAGCTGCTGCCATACGTCAACCAAAGACCCCTCCAAAGCAACCCTCCAGCAATGCCTCTGAGGCAGCTGGTGAGGTGCAGGTGAATGGTGCCTCAAGTGCATCAGATGCTGTGACTGAGGTTCCTGTTAATGGTGCTACGGCAAGTGATGCTGGACACAGCGAGATCGAAGAACAATGA
- the LOC110430123 gene encoding peroxisomal membrane protein PEX14-like isoform X1, translating into MASGTGTGSRQLQPPAAAADADPGAGGDKLVFEAPPQPVRDDYVENAVKFLSHPKVRGSPVVYRRSFLEKKGLTTEEIDEAFRRVPDPQPSTTATTSPQQQVNSQNHSAGVQTYTPAQPVHPATAGPVALRTQPRFSWYQAFLAAGLLLGFGASAAVFIKKLFLPRLKSWIRNVVAEGDGTEGNQLKARIDEETAEAVKASASAVSAIAKTNQHLLASKDEAEKKILVTLTHALDSQAKELKSLTESISHTREPINITRDDRFSQYRPLEDHAPPVMRNGAINSSWRASQQTNMYGASNGDFGSARSSFAPAPVEPTAGSFSRSYAEQTMSTTQRGDRSSGSKPWEMQQYSQQRPGYGSNSQLSDDGSYSDAQDSYAPSYHQNGKAPDFQADEPRPLTYNTGVEERPPPQRRWVPPQPPGVVMPEAAAAIRQPKTPPKQPSSNASEAAGEVQVNGASSASDAVTEVPVNGATASDAGHSEIEEQ; encoded by the exons ATGGCctccggcaccggcaccggctcCCGCCAGCTGCAACCCCCAG CAGCGGCGGCAGATGCTGACCCGGGAGCCGGCGGCGACAAGCTCGTCTTCGAGGCGCCGCCGCAGCCCGTGAGGGACGACTACGTCGAGAACGCCGTCAAGTTCCTCTCCCACCCAAAGGTCAGGGGTTCCCCCGTCGTCTACAGGCGATCTTTCCTCGAGAAGAAGGGCCTCACCACCGAGGAGATCGACGAGGCCTTCCGAAGAGTCCCT GATCCTCAACCCAGCACTACGGCTACCACTTCTCCACAGCAGCAGG TCAACAGCCAAAATCATTCCGCTGGCGTGCAAACTTACACTCCAGCGCAACCTGTGCACCCAGCAACTGCTGGCCCTGTTGCCCTTCGAACACAACCCAGGTTCAGCTGGTACCAAGCATTCCTCGCTGCAGGGCTCTTGCTTGGTTTTGGTGCTAGCGCTGCTGTCTTTATCAAG AAACTGTTCCTTCCTAGGCTCAAGTCTTGGATACGCAATGTCGTAGCGGAAGGTGATGGCACTGAAGGCAACCAACTTAAGGCCAGGATAGATGAGGAAACAGCCGAGGCTGTAAAGGCCTCTGCTTCAGCTGTTTCTGCTATTGCCAAAACAAACCAACATCTGCTTGCTTCAAAGGATGAAG CAGAAAAGAAGATACTAGTGACGTTAACACATGCTCTAGATTCCCAAGCCAAGGAGTTAAAATCCTTGACCGAGTCAATCAGTCATACCAGGGAACCCATCAACATTACTAGGGATGATAGGTTTTCTCAGTACCGCCCACTGGAAGACCACGCCCCTCCTGTTATGAGGAATG GGGCAATTAACAGTTCATGGAGGGCTTCTCAG CAAACTAACATGTACGGTGCGTCAAACGGTGACTTTGGTTCTG CGAGGTCTTCATTCGCGCCAGCACCTGTTGAACCTACAGCTGGATCATTTTCAAGATCCTATGCCGAG CAGACGATGTCCACTACACAACGAGGGGATAGGTCTTCTGGCAGTAAG CCATGGGAGATGCAGCAGTATTCGCAACAGAGGCCTGGTTATGGATCCAACTCCCAGTTGAGTGATGATGGATCATACTCTGATGCCCAGGACAGCTATGCTCCTTCCTATCACCAGAATGGAAAGGCCCCTGATTTTCAAGCAGATGAACCTAGGCCTTTGACCTACAACACTGGGGTTGAGGAAAGACCGCCGCCTCAGCGCCGCTGGGTGCCCCCTCAGCCTCCAGGTGTCGTGATGCCAGAAGCAGCTGCTGCCATACGTCAACCAAAGACCCCTCCAAAGCAACCCTCCAGCAATGCCTCTGAGGCAGCTGGTGAGGTGCAGGTGAATGGTGCCTCAAGTGCATCAGATGCTGTGACTGAGGTTCCTGTTAATGGTGCTACGGCAAGTGATGCTGGACACAGCGAGATCGAAGAACAATGA